The genomic stretch CTACATAACCCTGTCTTATAACTCTACTGATTCTACTTTCTAAATCTAAATGTATCGCTAGTGGCTGAAAGACATCATATAGACGTCCCACTAAATGGGCTCTGTATTGATTATCTAACTGTCTTTCTTCTTTATTATAGGGAGGAAAATTTGCTAACTTTGATACTACCTCTTCAGAAGATATGATTTCAGGCAATGCCTCTATAAATGGATTACCTTTATATTCTGAAATAATCTGCTCTTTGTATTGGGCATTATGTATCAAATCCAGCACGATCTTTTCCCTCCTTCTGTGCCTTTAATAGTAATTCGACCAAATTTTGCTCGGCATCACCATAGGCTTTTTCTTCAACTACTATATTTGGTTCTTCTGGTCTTATTTCGATAATATTTTGTTTCCTCTCCTGCTGCTTCTCAAAATGGCGATTATCTCTGATATTCTGAATGCGTCTCTTTTTGCTTATGCCTTCTTCAACTTCATTTTTTGTCTCTTCTTTTGCCTGTTCAATGATTTCTTCTATGTCATTTAATAAATCTATTTTATTTTGCAATTCTACTTTTTTTGAGGCTTTAGCCTGCATTTTTTCATATTCCATTAGATATGTTACTTCTTCAATGGGCTTTTCTTTGTATCTTGACTGGTGTTCTAATAAAAAACACTTATCAAATTTTCTCCCATCTTCATATTTGATATAAATATAACTCATATCCCTTGGATCATATGATATGTCAACTTTCCAAGATCCATTGTTCCTTGCTTTCTCGAACCAACGTTCTTTTAATGAGGTTTTAGAACCAAAGAGCATCCCTTTAAATTTAATCCCATGCTGTGTCACAGTTGCTTTATCTTTTGGCAGTAGGTTTAATTTCAATAAATCTTCATCAACAGTTCTTAACCTTCCTGTTCTATTAGCAACACCCCATTCCCAGATTAACTTGGGTATAGGTTCTACACCGTCTGCTATCATATCTTCACTTCGGGTATAGTTAGATAAATAGTGATGATTATTATGATACAATACACATTTTATTATGATTTGAGTAAACTGCCTTAAATCAAGGGTTGCTGAAAGTCTGTAATCTTGCTCTCCTCTTTCACGGTATTGACTTTTAATTGCGCCAGGCATGAAAGGCTTGGTATGTTGGTTTATAGTATTAAAATACCTCTCTATAATCCCCTTCATGTCACCTCTGTAAGGGCTGGTATTTAATACTTTTATTCCAAATGCTGATATTAATGACTCTATGTTTTCCCCTTCCAATTCTCCTCTATCGGCAATAATTGCTTCGGGCAGGGTGCTGCAGTAATTCCACTCATCATTGCCAATCTCTATACCGTACTTCCTGCAAAAGGTTACTTTATCTGACGCAGCATTAATTAATGCGATACTGGCCCCAATCCAACTTGGACCTTCCAAAGATATATTAATTCCTACGACACAACGTGAAAATACATCCATAACAGTATATATAACGGGCCTTCCTATAATCCAATTTCGATTATATTGGGATACTAAATAAACATCTCCTACTGTTGCATCTATTTGAAATATTGCTCCCGGTCCAAATGCTTCTTCAGTAGAAGAGCCTGTTAACCCCCTATGTTGTAATTCATATCGCTTTGCACTTTGCCTGGTAGATACTTCTTTTTTAATGTTTCTCTCCTTATTAAACCAATACCTGAATTGTCTTAATGTAGGAATGGCTTCATTTACTATTCCATTATCACTAAAGTATTCCTTAATCATAAGTTCATAGGTTAATGTTAAAGTCTTTCTTGAAGAATTGTAATAAAACCTATTAAGTGCTGTATTAAAAATCTTTATCGTTTCGGGGGTAATAACAAAAGTATTATCTTTTTCTTTGTTCCCTTGTTTCCCACCACAATTATGATAATCAGGAAGTAAAGAGTTTTTGTGCATACCTT from Desulfolucanica intricata encodes the following:
- a CDS encoding Mu transposase C-terminal domain-containing protein, producing the protein GMHKNSLLPDYHNCGGKQGNKEKDNTFVITPETIKIFNTALNRFYYNSSRKTLTLTYELMIKEYFSDNGIVNEAIPTLRQFRYWFNKERNIKKEVSTRQSAKRYELQHRGLTGSSTEEAFGPGAIFQIDATVGDVYLVSQYNRNWIIGRPVIYTVMDVFSRCVVGINISLEGPSWIGASIALINAASDKVTFCRKYGIEIGNDEWNYCSTLPEAIIADRGELEGENIESLISAFGIKVLNTSPYRGDMKGIIERYFNTINQHTKPFMPGAIKSQYRERGEQDYRLSATLDLRQFTQIIIKCVLYHNNHHYLSNYTRSEDMIADGVEPIPKLIWEWGVANRTGRLRTVDEDLLKLNLLPKDKATVTQHGIKFKGMLFGSKTSLKERWFEKARNNGSWKVDISYDPRDMSYIYIKYEDGRKFDKCFLLEHQSRYKEKPIEEVTYLMEYEKMQAKASKKVELQNKIDLLNDIEEIIEQAKEETKNEVEEGISKKRRIQNIRDNRHFEKQQERKQNIIEIRPEEPNIVVEEKAYGDAEQNLVELLLKAQKEGKDRAGFDT